A genomic stretch from Deltaproteobacteria bacterium HGW-Deltaproteobacteria-18 includes:
- a CDS encoding ferredoxin-NADP reductase has translation MFKIVKREEMAGGTVILNEIDAPRIAAKARPGQFLILKANEDGERIPLTMAETDPVKGTVTVIYMVVGKSTELFSRLQVGDAYQNVIGPLGQPTHIEGGKNVVCVGGGTGVAVLHPIARGMKDAGCKVTSIIGARNKDLLILEDKMRLASHELHVCTDDGSHGRKGFVTEVLRELLDQGGIDQVVAIGPVPMMKFVSLLTKEFDVPTLVSLNPIMVDGTGMCGGCRVSVGGETKFGCVDGPEFDGHKVDFDQLILRLQAYSEQEQFSRHQCKCEGGR, from the coding sequence ATGTTCAAAATAGTCAAGCGCGAGGAAATGGCCGGGGGCACGGTCATCCTCAATGAGATAGACGCGCCGCGCATCGCCGCCAAGGCTCGACCGGGCCAGTTTCTCATACTGAAGGCCAACGAGGACGGCGAGCGAATTCCGCTGACCATGGCCGAGACCGATCCGGTCAAGGGCACCGTTACGGTCATCTACATGGTGGTCGGCAAGAGCACCGAGCTGTTTTCGCGGCTGCAGGTCGGGGATGCCTACCAGAACGTCATCGGCCCCCTTGGGCAGCCGACTCACATCGAGGGCGGCAAGAACGTCGTCTGCGTTGGCGGCGGGACTGGGGTGGCGGTGCTGCATCCCATTGCGCGCGGCATGAAGGACGCAGGCTGCAAGGTGACCTCCATCATCGGGGCTCGCAACAAGGATCTGCTTATCCTGGAAGACAAGATGCGCCTGGCCTCCCATGAACTGCATGTCTGCACCGACGACGGCAGCCACGGCCGCAAGGGTTTTGTGACCGAGGTGCTGCGGGAACTTCTGGATCAGGGCGGGATCGATCAGGTTGTGGCCATCGGGCCCGTGCCGATGATGAAGTTCGTGTCGCTGCTGACCAAGGAATTTGATGTTCCGACTCTGGTCAGCCTCAACCCGATCATGGTCGACGGGACGGGCATGTGCGGCGGATGCCGGGTTTCCGTTGGCGGCGAGACAAAATTCGGTTGCGTGGACGGGCCCGAGTTCGACGGGCACAAGGTGGATTTCGATCAACTGATTCTGCGACTGCAGGCCTACTCGGAACAGGAGCAGTTCAGTCGGCACCAGTGCAAATGCGAAGGAGGCCGGTAG
- the gltA gene encoding glutamate synthase (NADPH), homotetrameric — protein sequence MEGTNKKSRQAMPEQDPKVRARNFEEVPQGYTPEMAIAEAGRCLQCKNPLCVQGCPVGVDIPAFIKHVADGKFDLAIGKIWERNSLPAVCGRVCPQEIQCEGNCILGRKGEAVAIGNLERFAADWERAQQVCELPSREKATGKKVAVVGSGPSGLTVAGDLILKGHEVTIFEAFHKPGGVLVYGIPEFRLPKDIVASEVSCLQAQGVKIECDVVVGRTETVDELFELGFDAVYLGVGAGLPRFMDIPGENLVGVLSANEYLTRANLMKAYLFPKVDTPIPPGRHVVVLGAGNVAMDSARTAMRLGAEKVSIVYRRSRAEMPARSAEIHHAEEEGLNFELLSNPVRYLGDEKGRLKGIECVRMELGEPDSSGRRRPVAVAGSEFVIECDLAIVAIGSGANPLLTRSTPDLPLGRSGYILANPDTGKTGKKAVWAGGDIVTGAATVILAMGAGRKAADSIHEYLTWGW from the coding sequence ATGGAGGGGACGAACAAGAAATCACGCCAGGCCATGCCGGAGCAGGACCCCAAGGTCCGGGCCAGAAATTTTGAGGAAGTGCCTCAGGGCTACACCCCTGAAATGGCCATCGCCGAAGCGGGCCGCTGCCTGCAGTGCAAGAATCCGCTCTGTGTGCAGGGATGCCCCGTGGGTGTCGACATTCCCGCTTTCATAAAACACGTCGCTGACGGGAAATTCGATCTGGCCATCGGCAAGATCTGGGAACGCAACAGCCTCCCGGCAGTCTGCGGCCGGGTCTGTCCGCAGGAAATCCAGTGCGAGGGCAACTGCATCCTTGGCCGCAAGGGCGAGGCCGTGGCCATTGGCAACCTGGAACGTTTTGCTGCTGACTGGGAACGGGCCCAGCAGGTATGCGAGCTGCCGTCCCGCGAAAAGGCCACGGGCAAGAAGGTTGCCGTGGTCGGCTCCGGCCCTTCCGGGCTGACCGTGGCCGGGGACCTGATCCTCAAAGGTCATGAAGTCACCATTTTCGAGGCTTTCCACAAGCCCGGCGGAGTGCTGGTTTACGGCATCCCCGAGTTCCGGCTGCCCAAGGACATCGTCGCCTCGGAGGTGTCCTGCCTTCAGGCCCAGGGCGTGAAAATCGAGTGCGACGTGGTCGTGGGGCGTACCGAGACGGTGGACGAACTCTTCGAGCTGGGTTTTGACGCCGTGTATCTGGGCGTGGGTGCGGGCCTGCCCCGGTTCATGGATATCCCCGGCGAGAATCTGGTCGGGGTGCTTTCGGCCAATGAATACCTGACCCGGGCCAACCTGATGAAGGCCTACCTCTTTCCGAAAGTGGACACACCCATCCCGCCGGGGCGCCACGTGGTGGTGCTGGGCGCCGGCAACGTGGCCATGGACAGCGCCCGTACGGCCATGCGTCTGGGTGCGGAGAAGGTCAGTATCGTCTATCGCCGCTCAAGGGCGGAGATGCCGGCCCGGAGCGCCGAGATTCACCACGCCGAGGAGGAAGGCCTCAATTTTGAGCTGCTGTCCAATCCGGTGCGCTATCTGGGAGATGAGAAAGGACGTCTGAAGGGCATCGAATGCGTGCGCATGGAGCTGGGCGAGCCTGATTCGTCGGGACGCAGACGTCCGGTGGCCGTGGCCGGCTCGGAGTTCGTCATCGAGTGCGACCTGGCCATCGTGGCCATCGGTTCCGGGGCTAATCCGCTGCTGACCCGCTCGACCCCTGATCTGCCCCTGGGTAGATCAGGATACATCCTGGCCAAC